One Bdellovibrionales bacterium genomic region harbors:
- a CDS encoding heavy metal translocating P-type ATPase: MDHSHQSHHTQNDNHSCCSIEKKPKTESTSVIDPVCGMTVNPPAAKGKSEHKGESYFFCSTKCKMKFEENPEKYLNKEKSKEPTVSKDVEYTCPMHPEIIQMGPGSCPKCGMALEPVMISLDQEEDNIEYLDMKKRFWVATALSIPLLFITMGGRHFLHSLELQSLFGYIEFALATPVVIWCGWPFFERFVQSLKNKSPNMFTLIGLGVGVAYIFSIVALFFPHFFPKSFIDSMTGEVGLYFEPAAIIVTLVLLGQVLELKARGQTGAAIKALLNLAPNSATKINSDGTEEEVSVDQIHIGDQLRVRPGDKVPVDGIVVSGHSSVDESMITGESLPVQKTEGDKVVGATINGTGSFVVKAEKIGKDSLLSQIVQMVAEAQRSRAPIQKLADQISAFFVPTVIIAAITTAVVWSIWGIEPKLAYAVVNAVAVLIIACPCALGLATPMSIMVATGRAASMGILFKNAEAIETLRKVDVLVIDKTGTVTEGKPKLMNVESYSNYSKDDLLRLVATLEKESEHPLAAAIVAGASHLKLAKAQSFSSITGKGTQATIENQFVSIGNIALMKDLSISVASAEDRADELRGQGHTVMYVSIEKTFAGIISVADPIKQTSAAAIKSLQESGIKVIMLTGDNQRTADAVAKSVGLNEVVAEVLPQQKTDVIKKLQAQGKIVAMAGDGINDAPALAQAHVGIAMGTGTDVAIKSAGVTLVKGDLKGIVTARSLSIATIKNIKQNLFFAFFYNALGVPVAAGILYPFFGILLNPMFAALAMSLSSVSVIGNALRLKSASLKEESKL, encoded by the coding sequence ATGGATCACTCTCACCAATCCCACCACACCCAGAACGATAATCACTCGTGCTGCTCTATCGAAAAGAAACCGAAAACAGAGAGCACATCTGTAATAGATCCCGTATGCGGCATGACAGTAAATCCACCAGCCGCTAAGGGAAAATCCGAACACAAGGGCGAATCATACTTTTTTTGCAGCACTAAATGTAAAATGAAGTTCGAGGAGAATCCCGAAAAATATTTAAACAAAGAAAAATCAAAAGAACCAACTGTGTCGAAAGACGTTGAATACACTTGCCCGATGCACCCAGAGATAATTCAAATGGGGCCAGGTTCGTGTCCGAAATGTGGAATGGCTCTTGAACCAGTAATGATCTCGCTCGATCAAGAAGAGGATAATATTGAATATCTCGATATGAAAAAAAGATTTTGGGTGGCAACAGCTCTCTCCATCCCCCTTTTGTTTATCACAATGGGGGGCCGCCATTTTCTGCATTCGCTCGAACTTCAATCTCTTTTTGGGTATATTGAATTTGCACTCGCTACACCCGTAGTGATTTGGTGTGGATGGCCGTTTTTTGAGAGATTTGTTCAGTCGTTAAAAAATAAAAGTCCCAACATGTTTACGCTCATTGGGCTTGGGGTTGGCGTCGCATATATTTTTAGTATTGTCGCGCTATTCTTCCCTCACTTTTTCCCAAAGTCCTTCATAGATTCTATGACCGGAGAAGTAGGTTTATATTTTGAGCCTGCCGCTATCATTGTAACACTCGTTCTATTGGGCCAAGTGCTAGAGCTAAAAGCACGAGGACAAACTGGTGCGGCGATTAAAGCTCTCCTTAATCTCGCACCGAATAGCGCGACAAAGATTAATTCGGACGGAACCGAAGAAGAGGTGTCAGTAGACCAAATCCATATTGGAGACCAGTTACGTGTTCGTCCAGGCGACAAAGTTCCAGTAGATGGCATTGTGGTGTCAGGACACAGCTCCGTGGATGAGTCGATGATCACTGGAGAGTCCCTCCCAGTTCAAAAAACCGAAGGCGACAAAGTTGTTGGGGCAACGATAAATGGAACTGGGTCATTTGTTGTAAAGGCGGAGAAGATTGGAAAAGACTCACTCCTATCGCAAATTGTTCAGATGGTGGCAGAAGCACAGCGATCACGTGCTCCAATTCAAAAACTTGCCGATCAAATTTCTGCTTTTTTTGTACCGACGGTTATTATTGCAGCAATCACGACAGCAGTCGTATGGAGCATTTGGGGTATCGAACCAAAACTCGCGTATGCGGTTGTAAATGCTGTTGCTGTTCTCATTATCGCCTGTCCTTGTGCTCTCGGACTCGCAACGCCTATGTCAATCATGGTGGCCACAGGGCGTGCCGCTAGCATGGGAATTTTATTTAAAAACGCCGAAGCTATTGAAACACTGAGAAAAGTAGACGTTCTCGTTATTGACAAAACTGGTACGGTTACTGAGGGTAAACCAAAACTAATGAATGTAGAAAGCTACTCGAATTATTCTAAAGATGATCTCCTTCGCTTAGTCGCAACTCTTGAAAAAGAAAGTGAGCATCCCCTGGCTGCCGCTATCGTTGCAGGCGCATCCCACCTGAAGTTAGCGAAAGCGCAATCGTTTTCGTCCATTACTGGAAAGGGAACGCAGGCAACTATTGAAAACCAGTTCGTCTCAATTGGGAATATAGCTTTGATGAAAGACCTCTCAATCTCTGTTGCCTCAGCTGAAGACCGCGCTGATGAGTTGAGAGGTCAAGGCCATACGGTCATGTATGTAAGTATTGAGAAGACTTTTGCAGGCATTATAAGTGTTGCAGATCCAATCAAGCAGACATCAGCGGCTGCGATTAAGTCACTACAAGAATCCGGCATAAAAGTTATTATGTTAACAGGCGATAATCAAAGAACCGCAGATGCCGTGGCAAAATCCGTTGGCCTCAATGAAGTGGTCGCCGAGGTTCTTCCTCAACAAAAAACAGATGTCATCAAGAAGCTCCAAGCCCAAGGCAAAATAGTTGCAATGGCAGGAGATGGGATCAACGATGCGCCCGCACTTGCGCAAGCCCATGTTGGAATTGCAATGGGTACGGGAACCGATGTCGCTATAAAAAGCGCTGGAGTAACCCTCGTTAAGGGCGATTTAAAAGGAATCGTGACCGCTAGATCACTCAGTATTGCGACAATTAAAAATATTAAACAAAACCTATTCTTCGCATTTTTTTACAATGCCCTTGGGGTTCC
- a CDS encoding metal-sensitive transcriptional regulator: MAKQKATLKDSRIHPDHTSQKSRVNRIRGQVDGIERMIDERRYCVDIVQQIKAVRSALTGLENSIIETHLRGCVQSAMTSKDAHDAEQKIQEIMKIMAK, translated from the coding sequence ATGGCAAAGCAGAAAGCGACTCTTAAAGACTCCCGCATCCATCCCGATCATACGAGCCAGAAAAGCCGTGTAAATCGTATTCGTGGCCAGGTCGATGGCATTGAACGTATGATTGATGAACGTCGCTACTGCGTAGATATAGTTCAACAGATCAAAGCCGTCCGTTCGGCTCTTACAGGTCTTGAAAACTCGATTATTGAGACTCATCTTCGCGGTTGCGTTCAAAGCGCAATGACCTCCAAAGACGCGCATGATGCTGAACAAAAAATTCAGGAAATTATGAAAATCATGGCTAAATAG